One segment of Panicum virgatum strain AP13 chromosome 3K, P.virgatum_v5, whole genome shotgun sequence DNA contains the following:
- the LOC120699634 gene encoding uncharacterized protein LOC120699634: protein MDVSDRSVRLTIEAQPSDPPGAAPGFLAGTPFEPQLSGSPPRPGVAAAGGDGDSSERRVDGGAVAAAGPERRLTLLALRLAVLEKAASGLGALGFIWATVVLLGGFAITLERVDFWSVTAILLVEGARIFSRSHELEWQHQATWSLAAAGRSSARLVARSFRRLAFFCGTRTGKAASGGGWRRGGWAWTAWWPRSWSWSFLSSHVGRLFYWLQLASATACVALSGVRLARQDFGDAADARTNRRSALDIFYGLALAEALLFLVEKAAWEWEVSHGRLLERVAAECRLAGAPGLVAIRRFFYDAYSRCVEGSIFEGLRMDLVSFAEELIVGGSRDEQRVGVGILVNVAAASPPLGDDALRRVGTSPAVVERLVEMLGWTGADERGARASAALVVSKLASKKRNALRVAGVPGAIESVSSLLHAADEECNLLGLLIIKKLARDHDNCSKIGNARGLLDKIIDFSVIGGGASPASSPATGPLTASRAKAVQRSLQVIKMLAETTGSTGKQLRREVAEIVFTVSNIRAVLQHAPAGLRRLGAEVLTRLAMDADARERIGGTGGVVAILLDMFLRPGASGEAARVEAGEALAMLALESPRNCERILRAGGGAATIDRLVDAIEDAAIGVGAGRVLTNLCAYAGGSGGRFRQLRRATRGAAAALRGVAAADEAKPLEVSLGLAAQLVRLMGPRELAGHLAAAGVSEAGLARRLVGVLAAHACPSIRAPRVRRFAVELVIALLRAAAPAAAGPMAAAGMGAELRHVAETTSELECFHVFSGSAGLSRHAVGLAALVDAALELMAAAAAAAAEPEPAAPHV, encoded by the coding sequence ATGGACGTCTCCGACCGGTCGGTGCGGCTGACCATCGAGGCGCAGCCGAGCGACccgccgggggcggcgccggggttCCTGGCGGGGACGCCGTTCGAGCCGCAGCTCtcgggctcgccgccgcggccgggcgtggcggcggccggcggcgacggcgacagcaGCGAGCGgcgggtggacggcggcgcggtggccgcggcggggccCGAGCGGCGGCTGACGCTGCTGGCACTGCGGCTGGCCGTGCTGGAGAAGGCGGCGAGCGGGCTGGGCGCGCTGGGCTTCATCTGGGCCACCGTGGTGCTCCTCGGCGGGTTCGCCATCACGCTGGAGCGGGTGGACTTCTGGTCCGTCACCGCCATCCTCCTCGTCGAGGGCGCCCGCATCTTCAGCCGCAGCCACGAGCTCGAGTGGCAGCACCAGGCCACCTggtcgctcgccgccgcgggcagGTCCAGCGCCCGCCTCGTCGCGCGATCCTTCCGCCGCCTCGCCTTCTTCTGCGGGACAAGGACCGGGAaggcggcgtcgggcggcggctggcggcggggcGGGTGGGCCTGGACGGCATGGTGGCcgcggagctggagctggagcttcCTGTCCAGCCACGTCGGGCGGCTCTTCTACTGGCTGCAGctggcgtcggcgacggcgtgcgTGGCGCTCTCCGGCGTGCGGCTCGCCAGGCAGGACTTCGGGGACGCCGCCGACGCGCGGACCAACCGGCGGTCGGCGCTCGACATCTTCTACGGGCTGGCGCTCGCCGAGGCGCTGCTGTTCCTGGTGGAGAAGGCGGCGTGGGAGTGGGAGGTCAGCCACGGCCGCCTGCTCGAGCGCGTCGCCGCCGagtgccgcctcgccggcgcgccgggGCTCGTCGCCATCCGCCGCTTCTTCTACGACGCCTACTCGCGCTGCGTCGAGGGGAGCATCTTCGAGGGCCTCCGCATGGACCTCGTCTCCTTCGCCGAGGAGCTCATCGTCGGCGGCTCCCGCGACGAGCAGCGCGTCGGCGTGGGCATCCTCGTcaacgtggcggcggcgagcccgccGCTCGGGGACGACGCGCTGCGCCGGGTCGGCACGTCGCCCGCCGTCGTCGAGCGCCTCGTGGAGATGCTCGGCTGGACGGGCGCCGACgagcgcggcgcgcgggcgtcCGCGGCGCTCGTCGTGTCCAAGCTCGCCAGCAAGAAGCGCAACGCGCTCCGCGTCGCGGGGGTTCCCGGCGCCATCGAGTCCGTGTCGTCGCTGCTCCACGCCGCCGACGAGGAGTGcaacctcctcggcctcctcatcATCAAGAAGCTGGCACGGGACCACGACAACTGCAGCAAGATCGGCAACGCGCGCGGCCTGCTGGACAAGATCATCGACTTCTCCGTCATCGGCGGTGgcgcgtcgccggcgtcgtcccCGGCCACCGGACCCCTCACGGCCTCGCGCGCCAAGGCCGTGCAGCGCTCGCTGCAGGTGATCAAGATGCTCGCCGAGACGACGGGCAGCACCGGGAAGCAGCTCCGGCGGGAGGTGGCCGAGATCGTGTTCACGGTGAGCAACATCCGCGCCGTGCTCCAGCACGCGCCCGCCGGGTtgcggcggctcggcgccgaGGTGCTGACGCGGCTCGCCATGGACGCGGACGCGCGCGAGCGGAtcggcggcaccggcggcgtcgTGGCCATCCTCCTCGACATGTTCCTCCGCCCCGGGGCCTCCGGCGAggccgcgcgcgtcgaggccGGGGAGGCGCTCGCCATGCTGGCGCTGGAGAGCCCGCGCAACTGCGAGCGCATCCtcagagccggcggcggcgccgccaccatcgacCGCCTCGTGGACGCGATCGAGGACGCCGCCATCGGCGTGGGCGCGGGCAGGGTCCTGACCAACCTCTGCGCgtacgccggcggcagcggcgggcggttCCGGCAACTCCGCCGCgcgacgcgcggcgcggccgcggcgctccggggcgtggcggcggccgacgaGGCGAAGCCGCTGGAGGTGTCACTGGGCCTGGCGGCGCAGCTGGTGCGGCTGATGGGCCCGCGCGAGCTGGCCGGCCACCTGGCCGCCGCGGGCGTCAGCGAGGCGGGCCTGGCGAGGCGGCTGGTCGGCGTGCTGGCGGCGCACGCCTGCCCCTCGATCAGGGCGCCGCGGGTCCGGCGGTTCGCGGTGGAGCTCGTGATCGCGctgctgcgggcggcggcgccggcggcggcggggccgatgGCCGCGGCGGGGATGGGCGCGGAGCTGCGCCACGTGGCGGAGACGACGTCGGAGCTTGAGTGCTTCCACGTGTTCTCCGGCAGCGCCGGGCTGAGCCGGCACGCCGTCGGGCTCGCCGCGCTCGTCGACGCGGCGCTGGAgctcatggccgccgccgccgccgccgccgccgaacccgAGCCTGCTGCGCCGCACGTGTGA
- the LOC120701539 gene encoding dolabradiene synthase KSL4, chloroplastic-like — protein sequence MTTPLGLAFAAAPRLALFGQRRPAAAPRPRPGVALSHRYRCHRLQPQLAAQTGRAAAASRGAAGVLGRVNNQEDKTAAVRELLLSAEAPPPSAYDTAWVAVVPAAAGSPPAPRYPGCVDWILRSQRRDDGSWGPGGGDPSLRKDALSSTLACVLALATWGVGGDAVARGLRFIGRNWSCVTDGSSDDDAPAGFDVIFPGMVARAIGMGLEIPLVGQADVDAVLRLRDVELDSMAAAASAGGQVAFMAYVGEGLGDLLDWDQAAAVHQRKNGSFFDSPATTAAAAIHGRNDRALAYLDSVVAKFGSAVPTVHPRSAYSRLRMVDTLEKMGISRSFLSEINTTLDMIYRSWLTNDEEIMLDMATCAMAFRLLRLHGYHVSSDGLARFSNESSFHASIQGHLNDTEALLELLKASHVQISEEEMVLESIGSWSSELLEQQLRSGKISRHVDPAEVEHVLKFPFYSNVDRLEHRWNIEHFKKQQGFQMLKSAYRTCDADEEIVSLAVDEFHSCQAAYQEELQCIERWVKEVRVDELDYARVMPLICLFPSASTMFPAELSEARIVAAKTNILATIVDDLFDVGESREEMENLVTLIEMWDAYEQVGFYSERVEIVFRAVYDTSNDIAARAMTVQKRSVIHHIAERWAELARVMMVEAEWRMSGHTPSMEEYMAVAEPSYALGTTVLTFLFFVGPELSEDVVRGPEYGELFRHINICGRLLNDLQSYEREKAQGKINSVLLLAGRRHGGSVEAAKEEVRGIIAASRRALLRMLVRDGGEVPWQVRREFWNISKVVHLLYMEVDGYASPKEMMRASNEVVAEPLRIAGKTKTHTLAESDKLGHAFFS from the exons ATGACAACGCCGTTGGGgctcgccttcgccgccgcgcctcgtctCGCGCTGTTCGGGCAGcggcgtcccgccgccgctcctcgaccTCGACCGGGAGTCGCGCTGAGCCACCGCTACCGCTGCCATCGCCTCCAGCCGCAGCTGGCGGCGCAGaccggccgggccgccgccgcaagccgcggCGCCGCGGGAGTGCTGGGGCGGGTAAATAACCAGGAGGACAAGACAGCGGCGGTCAGGGAGCTGCTCCTAAGcgccgaggcgccgccgccgtcggcgtacGACACGGCGTGGGTCGCGGTGGTGCCGGCGGCTGCGGggtccccgccggcgccgcggtacCCGGGGTGCGTGGACTGGATCCTCCGGAGCCAGCGACGGGACGACGGGTCGTgggggcccggcggcggcgacccctcGCTGCGCAAGGACGCGCTCTCGTCCACGCTGGCGTGCGTGCTCGCGCTCGCGACgtggggcgtcggcggcgacgccgtcgCGAGAG GGCTGCGTTTCATCGGGCGCAACTGGTCGTGCGTCACGGAcggcagcagcgacgacgacgcgccGGCCGGGTTCGACGTCATCTTCCCCGGCATGGTCGCGCGGGCGATCGGCATGGGGCTGGAGATCCCCCTGGTCGGCCaggccgacgtcgacgccgtCCTGCGGCTGCGCGACGTCGAGCTCGACAGCATGGCTGCTGCGGCTTCTGCAGGTGGCCAAGTTGCTTTCATGGCCTACGTGGGAGAAGGCTTGGGGGACTTGCTGGACTGggaccaggcggcggcggtgcaccaGAGGAAGAATGGGTCCTTCTTCGACTCGCCGgccacgacggccgccgccgccatccacgGCCGCAACGACAGGGCGCTCGCCTACCTGGACTCCGTCGTCGCCAAGTTCGGCAGCGCAG TGCCCACCGTGCATCCTCGGAGCGCCTACTCCCGGCTTCGCATGGTGGACACTCTGGAGAAGATGGGCATCTCGAGGAGCTTCTTGTCGGAGATAAACACCACACTCGACATGATCTACAG GTCCTGGCTCACCAACGACGAGGAGATCATGCTGGACATGGCGACATGCGCGATGGCATTCCGCCTCCTGCGTTTGCACGGGTACCACGTCTCATCCG ATGGGTTGGCCCGATTCAGCAACGAATCCAGCTTCCATGCTTCGATCCAGGGGCATCTCAACGACACCGAGGCGTTGCTGGAGCTTCTGAAAGCCTCGCACGTCCAGATCTcggaggaggagatggtccTGGAGAGCATCGGCTCCTGGTCGTCCGAGCTCCTGGAGCAGCAGCTGCGCTCCGGCAAGATATCCAGACATGTTGACCCTGCTGAG GTTGAACATGTGCTCAAATTTCCCTTCTACTCCAACGTGGACCGGCTGGAGCACAGGTGGAACATCGAACACTTCAAGAAGCAGCAGGGCTTCCAGATGCTCAAGTCGGCGTACCG CACCTGTGACGCAGATGAAGAGATTGTGTCGCTGGCTGTGGATGAGTTCCACTCCTGTCAGGCTGCGTACCAAGAAGAGCTTCAGTGCATCGAGAG GTGGGTGAAAGAAGTGAGGGTGGACGAGCTGGACTACGCGAGAGTGATGCCGCTGATCTGCCTCTTCCCGTCCGCTTCCACCATGTTCCCCGCCGAGCTGTCCGAGGCCCGCATCGTGGCGGCCAAGACCAACATCCTGGCGACCATCGTCGACGACCTCTTCGACGTCGGGGAGTCGAGGGAGGAGATGGAGAACCTCGTCACCTTGATCGAGAT GTGGGACGCGTACGAACAAGTCGGCTTCTACTCGGAGCGCGTGGAGATCGTCTTCCGCGCGGTCTACGACACGAGCAACGACATTGCGGCGAGGGCCATGACGGTGCAGAAGCGCAGCGTCATCCACCACATCGCCGAACGG TGGGCGGAGCTGGCGAGGGTGATGATGGTGGAGGCGGAGTGGCGGATGAGCGGGCACACGCCGTCCATGGAGGAGTACATGGCCGTCGCGGAGCCGTCCTACGCGCTGGGCACCACCGTCctcaccttcctcttcttcgtcgGGCCGGAGCTCTCGGAGGACGTGGTCCGGGGCCCGGAGTACGGCGAGCTGTTCCGGCACATCAACATCTGCGGCCGCCTCCTGAACGACCTCCAGTCGTACGAGCGGGAGAAGGCCCAGGGGAAGATCAACAGCGTCCtgctgctcgccggccgccgccacggcggctCCGTCGAGGCGGCCAAGGAGGAGGTGAGGGGCATCATCGCGGCGTCCAGGAGGGCGCTGCTGCGGATGCTGgtccgcgacggcggcgaggtgccGTGGCAGGTCCGGCGGGAGTTCTGGAACATCTCCAAGGTGGTGCACCTGTTGTACATGGAGGTGGATGGCTACGCGTCGCCCAAGGAGATGATGCGAGCGTCGAACGAGGTGGTGGCCGAGCCGCTGCGGATTGCGGGGAAGACGAAGACCCACACCCTGGCGGAGTCCGATAAATTAGGGCATGCCTTCTTCTCATAA
- the LOC120699635 gene encoding dolabradiene synthase KSL4, chloroplastic-like: protein MAAMTPLGLSLSAPHLALFGHRATAAPRPRSGVALAPPQSHRCRHLIKPQLAVQPRARRTGSPAAASRGGAAGVLERVTKPEDKTAAIRERLLRGEAPPPSAYDTAWVAMVPAPAPAPAGSPPAPRYAGCVEWILRSQRLDDGSWGPGGDPSLRKDALSSTLACVLALATWGVGGDAVARGLHFIGRNWSSVTDGGCDALAGFDIIFPGMLAQAIGMGLEIPMVRQADVDAVLRLRDSELKSMAASAGSQAFMAYVAEGLGDSFDWDQAAPAYQRKNGSFFDSPATTAAAAIHSQNDRALDYLDSVVAKMGSAVPTVYPRSAYSRLRMVDTLEKMGISRSFSSEINTTLDMIHRSWLANDEEIMLDMAACAMAFRLLRLHGYHVSSDALSQFSSESRFHASIQGHLNDTEALLELLQASHTQMSEDELVLESIGSWSSELLKQQLRSGKISRNVDPAEVEHVLKFPFHSNLDRMEHKWHMEHFKKQQGFQMFKSAYRTCDPDEEIMSLAVDGYHSCQAAYQEELHIVERWAKEMRLDELDYARVMPLICIFPSAGTMYPAEMAEARIVAAKTNILATIVDDLFDVGESLEEMRNLVTLIEMWDAYEQVGFYSERVEIVFRAVYDTSKDIAARAMAVQKRSIIHHIAERWVEMARVMMVEAEWRMSGYAPSMEEYMPVAEPSFGLGTTVLTFLFFVGPELTEAAVRSSEYVELYHHMNVCGRLLNDLQSCERERAQGKTNSVLLLARRHGGSVEAAKEEARGIIAASRMKMLRMLVGRDAAGDVPWLVRREFWNICRVVHVVYMEVDGYASPKEMMRVANEVVSEPLRVPGTGKTTNSTRAPAESD from the exons ATGGCGGCCATGACACCGTTGGGGCTCTCCCTCTCCGCGCCTCATCTCGCCCTCTTCGGGCACCGGGCCACCGCTGCTCCTCGACCTCGATCGGGAGtcgcgctggcgccgccgcagaGCCACCGCTGTCGCCACCTCATCAAGCCGCAGCTGGCGGTgcagccgcgcgcgcggcggaccggctcgcccgccgccgcaagccgcggcggcgccgcgggagTGCTGGAGCGGGTAACTAAGCCGGAGGACAAGACGGCGGCGATCAGGGAGCGGCTCCTGcgcggcgaggcgccgccgccgtcggcgtacGACACGGCGTGGGTCGcgatggtgccggcgccggcgccggcgccggcggggtccccgccggcgccgcggtaTGCGGGGTGCGTGGAGTGGATCCTCCGGAGCCAGCGACTGGACGACGGGTCGTGGGGGCCCGGCGGCGACCCCTCGCTGCGCAAGGACGCGCTCTCGTCCACGCTGGCGTGCGTGCTCGCGCTCGCGACgtggggcgtcggcggcgacgccgtcgCGAGAG gGCTCCATTTCATCGGGCGCAACTGGTCCAGCGTGACGGACGGCGGCTGCGACGCGCTGGCCGGGTTCGACATCATCTTCCCCGGCATGCTCGCGCAGGCCATCGGCATGGGGCTGGAGATCCCCATGGTCCGCCAAGCCGACGTCGACGCCGTCCTGCGGCTGCGCGACAGCGAGCTCAAGAGCATGGCTGCTTCTGCAGGTAGCCAAGCTTTCATGGCCTACGTCGCAGAAGGTTTGGGGGACTCGTTCGACTGGGaccaggcggcgccggcgtaccAGAGGAAGAACGGGTCCTTCTTCGACTCGCCGGCCACGACGGCTGCCGCCGCGATCCACAGCCAAAACGACCGAGCTCTCGACTACTTGGACTCGGTCGTCGCCAAGATGGGCAGCGCAG TGCCCACCGTTTATCCTCGGAGCGCCTACTCCCGGCTTCGCATGGTGGACACTCTCGAGAAGATGGGCATCTCAAGGAGCTTCTCGTCCGAGATAAACACCACACTCGACATGATACACAG GTCCTGGCTCGCCAACGACGAGGAGATCATGCTGGACATGGCGGCATGCGCGATGGCGTTCCGCCTCCTGCGTCTGCACGGGTACCACGTCTCCTCCG ATGCGCTGTCCCAATTCAGCAGCGAGTCCAGATTCCATGCTTCAATCCAGGGGCATCTCAACGACACCGAGGCCTTGCTGGAGCTTCTGCAAGCCTCGCACACCCAGATGTCGGAGGACGAGCTGGTCCTGGAGAGCATCGGCTCCTGGTCGTCCGAGCTCCTGAAGCAGCAGCTGCGTTCCGGCAAGATATCAAGAAATGTTGACCCCGCCGag GTGGAACACGTGCTCAAATTCCCCTTCCACTCCAACTTGGACCGGATGGAGCACAAGTGGCACATGGAGCACTTCAAGAAGCAGCAGGGCTTCCAGATGTTCAAGTCGGCGTACCG CACTTGTGACCCAGATGAAGAAATTATGTCGCTGGCTGTGGATGGGTACCACTCCTGTCAGGCTGCGTACCAAGAAGAGCTTCACATCGTCGAGAG GTGGGCGAAGGAGATGAGGCTGGACGAGCTGGACTACGCGAGGGTGATGCCGCTGATCTGCATCTTCCCATCCGCTGGCACCATGTACCCCGCCGAGATGGCCGAGGCCCGCATCGTGGCCGCCAAGACCAACATCCTGGCGACCATCGTCGACGACCTCTTCGACGTCGGCGAGTCGCTGGAGGAGATGCGGAACCTCGTCACCTTGATCGAGAT GTGGGACGCGTACGAACAAGTCGGCTTCTACTCGGAGCGCGTGGAGATCGTCTTCCGCGCCGTCTACGACACGAGCAAGGACATCGCGGCGAGGGCCATGGCAGTCCAGAAGCGCAGCATCATCCACCACATCGCCGAACGG TGGGTGGAGATGGCGAGGGTGATGATGGTAGAGGCGGAGTGGCGGATGAGCGGGTACGCGCCATCCATGGAGGAGTACATGCCGGTGGCGGAGCCGTCGTTCGGGCTGGGCACCACCGTGCTCACGTTCCTCTTCTTCGTCGGGCCGGAGCTCACGGAGGCCGCGGTCCGGAGCTCCGAGTACGTCGAGCTCTACCACCACATGAACGTCTGCGGGCGCCTCCTGAACGACCTCCAGTCGTGCGAGCGGGAGAGGGCCCAGGGGAAGACCAACAGCGTCCTGCTGCTGGCCCGCCGCCACGGCGGCTCCGTCGAGGCGGCCAAGGAGGAGGCGAGGGGCATCATCGCGGCGTCGAGGATGAAGATGCTGAGGATGCTGGTCGGCCgggacgccgccggcgacgtgccGTGGCTGGTCCGGCGGGAGTTCTGGAACATCTGCAGGGTGGTGCACGTGGTCTACATGGAGGTCGACGGCTACGCGTCGCCCAAGGAGATGATGCGTGTGGCGAACGAGGTGGTATCCGAGCCGCTGCGGGTACCGGGGACCGGGAAGACGACGAACTCGACCCGCGCCCCGGCGGAGTCCGATTAA